The bacterium genome contains a region encoding:
- the cysE gene encoding serine O-acetyltransferase: MFDNFRADWQAVFRNDPAARNSWEVLTYAGLHAIFWHRIANFLWRHKLKFAARLVSQMNRFITGIEIHPGATIARGFFIDHGMGVVIGETADVGENCLLYHGVTLGGVSLEKKKRHPTLGNNVVIGAGAKVLGAITLGDNVQVGANAVVVKDVPANSVVVGIPGRVVMQDGVRVPLTHGRDLDPVMDIIKNMMLRIEELEEKSQKVDKGDEDDPAAL, from the coding sequence ATGTTCGACAACTTTCGAGCCGATTGGCAAGCCGTATTTCGCAATGATCCTGCCGCGCGTAACTCGTGGGAGGTGCTCACTTACGCCGGTCTGCACGCCATATTCTGGCATCGGATCGCGAATTTTCTGTGGCGCCACAAGCTCAAGTTTGCAGCACGTCTGGTCTCGCAGATGAACAGGTTTATCACAGGTATCGAGATACATCCCGGTGCGACCATCGCCAGAGGTTTCTTTATCGACCATGGCATGGGTGTGGTTATTGGCGAGACGGCGGACGTGGGTGAGAACTGTCTGCTATATCATGGCGTGACTCTCGGCGGCGTCAGCCTTGAGAAGAAAAAGCGCCATCCAACTCTGGGCAACAATGTTGTCATCGGCGCCGGAGCAAAGGTTTTGGGAGCAATTACGCTTGGTGATAATGTACAGGTCGGTGCAAACGCAGTCGTGGTTAAGGATGTGCCTGCCAATTCGGTCGTTGTCGGTATTCCAGGACGTGTAGTGATGCAGGATGGGGTCCGTGTGCCACTTACTCATGGCCGTGATCTTGACCCTGTGATGGATATAATCAAAAATATGATGCTCAGGATAGAGGAGCTTGAAGAGAAATCTCAAAAAGTCGACAAGGGAGATGAAGATGACCCTGCAGCTTTATAA